In Chitinophaga sp. HK235, a single window of DNA contains:
- a CDS encoding MFS transporter, translating to MTTSTVKLKRIKESNIGIATLLAFAMIPMSGFATDIYIPSLPGMTSALGISNGQAQLTLSLFLISYGLSQLFVGGLLDSYGRYRISMVSMLLFCLSCVIIANTHNLYVVYAMRILHGITIAAMVVSKRAFFVDLYSGEKLKHYLSFFTIIWSTGPIVAPFIGGYLEVSFGWESNFYFLGGFAAVLFVLEAIFGGETIHQTTSFHPARILSIYMGMVRTGSFTLGIGMLGLAYSMVMVYNMSGPFIIEHYFSLSPVVTGYCSLFLGFAWMAGGFLGKGLINKPFVRKMNINVLLQLVAACALLLTFSLFNQLWTILAFAFLVHVGAGFTYNNYFTFCLQKFPKNAGIAGGLTGGLCYVIVSMLSAGIIYVLPVQDGRNLSFSYIVLILASALVMYRVLLLNKKEQAVNVMTS from the coding sequence ATGACTACCAGCACTGTTAAACTGAAACGGATAAAGGAAAGTAATATTGGTATTGCCACACTACTTGCCTTTGCTATGATACCGATGTCGGGATTTGCTACAGACATCTATATTCCCTCCCTGCCGGGCATGACCAGTGCACTCGGCATTTCCAACGGCCAGGCACAGCTGACCCTGAGTTTGTTTCTGATCAGCTATGGCCTTTCTCAGCTTTTTGTGGGTGGCCTGCTCGACAGCTACGGCCGTTACAGAATAAGCATGGTTTCCATGTTGCTTTTCTGTCTTTCCTGTGTGATCATTGCCAATACACATAATCTGTATGTCGTATATGCGATGCGGATACTGCACGGGATCACCATTGCAGCCATGGTGGTGAGTAAACGCGCTTTTTTTGTGGACCTCTACTCCGGCGAAAAACTCAAACATTACCTGAGCTTCTTTACTATTATATGGTCTACCGGCCCTATTGTGGCGCCTTTTATAGGAGGATACCTGGAAGTGAGCTTCGGATGGGAGTCCAACTTTTATTTTCTGGGTGGTTTCGCGGCGGTACTCTTTGTACTTGAAGCGATCTTCGGTGGCGAAACCATTCATCAGACTACCTCTTTCCATCCGGCAAGAATCCTCTCCATTTATATGGGCATGGTGCGTACCGGCAGTTTTACACTGGGCATTGGTATGCTCGGACTGGCCTATTCCATGGTGATGGTATACAATATGTCGGGTCCGTTTATCATTGAACACTATTTTAGTTTATCGCCGGTAGTTACGGGATACTGCTCCCTCTTCCTGGGGTTTGCCTGGATGGCGGGTGGTTTCCTGGGCAAGGGGCTGATCAATAAACCCTTTGTCCGGAAGATGAATATCAACGTGTTGTTACAGCTCGTTGCTGCCTGCGCGCTGTTACTAACCTTTAGCCTCTTTAACCAGCTGTGGACCATCCTGGCTTTTGCTTTCCTGGTGCATGTAGGAGCTGGTTTTACCTATAACAACTACTTTACCTTCTGTCTGCAGAAATTCCCCAAAAATGCGGGCATCGCCGGAGGACTTACGGGTGGCCTTTGTTATGTGATCGTTTCCATGCTCAGTGCAGGTATCATATATGTGTTGCCGGTACAGGACGGACGGAACCTGTCTTTCAGTTACATCGTCCTGATCCTGGCCAGTGCCCTGGTGATGTACCGGGTGCTCCTGCTGAATAAAAAAGAGCAGGCGGTAAATGTTATGACTTCGTAA
- a CDS encoding sigma-54 dependent transcriptional regulator, which produces MTTGTILLVEDEEKLRHLLKRIIVLEGFVVHECSSMKMARRILETTPVDVILSDVMLPDGNGIDLVSHVQERGLLAATILLTAYGNIPDSVRAIKQGAFDYITKGNDNARIIPLLYRALERVALQRRVLQLEARVGNRYAAFNDILGTAAGIREAKQLAAQAAPNEVPVLLLGETGTGKEMFAQAIHHASTRSEKEFIAINCSAIGKDILESELFGYKAGAFTGASKNKKGLMEEAHQGTLFLDEIGEMPLDLQAKLLRVLETSSFIKVGDTRETKVDIRIIAATNRDLVKEIAAGRFREDLYYRLNVFAITLPALRERKEDIPLFAAYFMHLFAGKSGRQVNSMSSEFITQLTMHDWRGNIRELKNVIERAVIVAPGTELTPDTLPLDIRLHRSPVHQPGAFDLATIEKQHIQWVVRYAAGNKSKAARLLNIGLSTLYRKMEEYSLSF; this is translated from the coding sequence ATGACAACGGGAACAATCTTACTGGTGGAAGATGAAGAGAAACTTCGTCATCTGTTAAAACGTATTATCGTACTGGAAGGCTTTGTCGTACACGAATGCAGCAGTATGAAAATGGCCCGGCGTATCCTCGAAACAACGCCGGTGGATGTTATCCTCAGCGATGTAATGCTGCCGGATGGCAACGGTATAGACCTGGTATCCCATGTACAGGAACGGGGCCTGCTGGCCGCTACCATTCTGCTGACAGCCTATGGTAATATTCCGGATAGTGTGCGGGCCATCAAACAGGGAGCTTTTGATTATATCACCAAAGGCAACGACAATGCGAGGATTATTCCCCTGCTGTACCGTGCTCTGGAAAGGGTAGCATTGCAGCGAAGGGTGCTGCAGCTGGAAGCCCGTGTGGGCAACCGTTATGCTGCTTTTAATGATATCCTGGGTACTGCTGCCGGTATCCGCGAGGCCAAACAACTGGCCGCGCAGGCTGCCCCCAATGAGGTTCCGGTGTTGTTACTCGGTGAAACGGGCACCGGAAAGGAAATGTTTGCACAGGCCATCCATCATGCCAGCACCCGGTCGGAAAAAGAATTTATTGCCATCAACTGCAGCGCCATCGGGAAGGATATCCTGGAAAGTGAATTGTTTGGTTATAAGGCAGGCGCTTTTACCGGCGCTTCCAAAAATAAAAAAGGTCTGATGGAAGAAGCCCATCAGGGCACGCTGTTCCTCGACGAGATAGGGGAGATGCCGCTGGACCTGCAGGCTAAGCTGCTGCGGGTGTTGGAAACATCTTCGTTTATCAAAGTAGGAGATACCCGTGAAACAAAAGTGGATATCCGTATTATAGCAGCCACTAACAGGGACCTGGTAAAGGAAATAGCAGCCGGCCGTTTCCGGGAAGATCTTTATTACCGGCTGAATGTATTTGCCATTACCCTGCCGGCCTTACGGGAGCGGAAAGAAGACATACCCCTGTTTGCTGCTTATTTTATGCATTTGTTTGCCGGAAAAAGCGGAAGACAGGTGAACAGTATGAGCAGCGAATTTATTACCCAGCTAACTATGCACGACTGGCGCGGCAATATCCGTGAGTTGAAGAACGTGATAGAACGCGCAGTGATTGTGGCTCCCGGCACAGAACTGACGCCGGACACGCTGCCGCTTGACATCCGGCTGCATAGAAGCCCGGTACATCAACCCGGCGCTTTTGATCTTGCTACTATAGAAAAACAACATATCCAGTGGGTGGTCCGGTATGCGGCGGGCAACAAGTCCAAAGCAGCCAGGCTGTTGAATATTGGCTTGTCTACCCTCTACCGGAAAATGGAAGAATATAGCCTGTCTTTTTAA
- a CDS encoding DUF72 domain-containing protein, giving the protein MDFGANWPIYDQLELSLPADEWVTAQVLKGTPVNNTLRIGTSGWSRKEYAGTLYPRGIRETALLPEYSRIFNCVELNATHYKIYSPDDIRKWVDKVKGRDFMFCPKVPQVISHHSTLLNAATETAAFLEGIRAFEKQLGPVFLQVSEYFSPVRKLNLYKYLEQLPRDLQFFVEVRHPDWFGNETERREFFNTLHQLGIGVVITDTPGRRDCLHMGLTVPHLFLRFVTKGGHPLDSVRLLEWKERLDVWKQQGLETICFFLHVHDGRFEADFYKEVQAVFGLTAQPSQMTLF; this is encoded by the coding sequence ATGGACTTTGGTGCTAACTGGCCCATATATGATCAACTGGAGTTGTCATTGCCCGCTGATGAGTGGGTAACCGCACAGGTACTGAAAGGTACACCGGTAAATAATACTTTAAGGATCGGTACTTCCGGCTGGAGCAGAAAGGAATATGCCGGCACGCTCTATCCCAGAGGGATCCGGGAAACGGCATTGCTGCCGGAATACAGCCGGATATTTAATTGTGTGGAACTCAACGCTACCCATTATAAAATATACAGTCCTGATGATATCCGCAAATGGGTGGATAAAGTGAAAGGACGTGATTTTATGTTTTGTCCGAAAGTGCCGCAGGTGATCAGTCATCATAGTACTTTACTGAATGCGGCTACAGAAACAGCAGCTTTCCTGGAAGGGATACGCGCATTTGAAAAACAGCTTGGGCCTGTTTTTCTACAGGTGAGTGAATACTTTTCACCTGTCCGTAAATTAAATCTCTATAAATATCTGGAGCAACTTCCGCGCGATCTGCAGTTTTTTGTGGAGGTACGGCATCCTGACTGGTTTGGAAATGAAACGGAGCGCCGTGAATTTTTCAATACGCTGCATCAATTGGGAATAGGCGTGGTGATCACGGATACGCCAGGCCGTCGTGATTGTTTGCATATGGGGTTAACCGTTCCTCATCTTTTTCTTCGTTTTGTTACCAAGGGCGGGCATCCGCTGGATAGTGTCCGTTTGCTGGAATGGAAGGAGCGTTTGGATGTGTGGAAGCAGCAGGGCCTGGAAACGATCTGTTTTTTTCTGCATGTACATGATGGCCGGTTTGAGGCTGATTTTTATAAAGAAGTACAGGCTGTGTTCGGGTTAACGGCTCAGCCTTCGCAGATGACCCTCTTCTGA
- a CDS encoding HEAT repeat domain-containing protein, with the protein MDLSNTITAIRARRNAGSEQALLMLDMVPLSDTDNKYSLLSSAAHYLNDPAIISRWISLIADETDTQLKADMLQRLAANGLQQIPDKDGFIALLSASLQQDESRDIILPLLGRLSLAHPAARRRLIDFYRQQDNADVQRQILSWLLIPAHTSDEDLAFYLGILHTIDTADKLVLLNRLLLRDKLETPVLAQQLQPATPDVIKEMVLRYCVDRSIVPESALCTLIQSDKNALLRKWSIQLLAVHGIGHTQVTAILLQALREDPDPAVRQAAMQVFTYSLTLTPDNIAYLSNCLLTEKNIQVAQQLLYLLAPYTTRNEALSDTLWQLLDQDIQTAVAIGIYDILGKQVAEKISMLDKFMAAYEKEQHDDCKAVILKAITNAMNTGEAWNRFYLRALEAPSTAIRSWAVQGLLLVPLTPDNTTAIAAAAPALLQQDIPYQQRLLLARKISCIPQLPQATVEVFSRLADHETAQDLLHICTLVQEKAIAHNGATQINWEQWLHKADVTHDLSGIFPHIWLFYNDNPEMAGKVLVAALHPANSNALYQDGVSDVEILRFLSVKAGISEHLSRYAMNQLLHTDLGNESKFKWYLLILKSNPSAEILREGLWQLLEKRGRYINMIQLDELLRMVWHDQLEAVFTQRMLQQTTAEGILPFLQYLSANNTWEPVPKLLTAAAKLPGMLADNTFKDQLRTVCRNCGIDMEALQRSVAPAPDPAAEGPGFAD; encoded by the coding sequence ATGGACCTCAGTAATACGATTACAGCCATCAGGGCCAGGAGAAACGCCGGCAGCGAACAGGCGCTCCTGATGCTCGATATGGTGCCACTCTCCGATACAGACAATAAATATTCTCTGCTATCATCGGCAGCCCATTATCTCAATGATCCGGCCATCATCTCCCGCTGGATCAGCCTTATCGCTGATGAAACAGATACACAGCTGAAAGCTGATATGCTGCAGCGCCTTGCTGCCAACGGATTACAGCAGATACCCGACAAAGATGGCTTCATCGCCCTCCTGTCGGCATCCCTTCAGCAGGATGAATCCCGCGATATCATCCTGCCTTTGCTGGGCAGGCTTTCACTGGCCCATCCTGCTGCACGCCGCCGGCTGATAGACTTTTACCGGCAACAGGATAATGCAGACGTACAGCGCCAGATACTTTCCTGGCTGCTCATACCGGCCCATACCAGTGATGAAGATCTGGCCTTCTATCTCGGGATCCTGCATACAATAGATACCGCCGATAAACTGGTACTACTCAACCGCCTCCTACTGCGTGACAAGCTGGAAACCCCGGTACTGGCGCAACAGCTGCAACCGGCTACGCCCGACGTGATCAAGGAAATGGTGCTGCGTTATTGTGTAGACCGCTCCATCGTTCCTGAAAGCGCCCTGTGTACACTTATCCAATCCGATAAAAACGCATTGCTCCGCAAATGGAGCATACAGCTGCTGGCGGTACACGGTATCGGCCATACGCAGGTGACTGCCATCCTGTTGCAGGCCCTCCGGGAAGATCCCGATCCTGCCGTAAGACAGGCTGCCATGCAGGTGTTTACGTATAGCCTCACCCTCACTCCTGACAATATCGCCTACCTGAGCAACTGCCTGCTCACGGAAAAAAATATACAGGTAGCGCAGCAACTACTCTACCTGCTGGCCCCCTACACTACCCGCAACGAAGCATTGTCTGATACACTCTGGCAACTGCTGGACCAGGATATTCAGACAGCAGTCGCCATAGGCATCTATGACATACTCGGCAAACAGGTCGCTGAAAAAATTTCCATGCTCGACAAATTCATGGCCGCCTATGAAAAAGAACAGCATGACGACTGCAAAGCCGTGATCCTGAAAGCCATTACCAACGCCATGAACACCGGCGAAGCATGGAACCGTTTTTATCTCCGTGCCCTGGAAGCTCCTTCCACCGCCATCCGGTCCTGGGCAGTACAAGGTTTGTTGCTGGTACCACTGACGCCAGACAATACCACAGCTATCGCTGCAGCTGCTCCTGCGCTGCTGCAACAGGATATTCCCTATCAGCAACGCCTGCTGCTAGCACGGAAAATCAGCTGTATCCCGCAACTGCCACAGGCAACAGTGGAGGTATTCAGCCGGCTCGCCGATCATGAAACCGCCCAGGACCTGCTGCACATCTGCACCCTGGTACAGGAGAAGGCTATTGCCCACAACGGCGCAACACAGATCAACTGGGAACAATGGCTGCATAAGGCCGATGTAACCCATGATCTGAGTGGTATCTTCCCGCATATTTGGCTTTTCTATAATGATAATCCTGAAATGGCCGGCAAAGTACTGGTGGCAGCCCTCCATCCTGCCAACAGCAATGCACTGTATCAGGATGGTGTTTCCGATGTGGAGATACTTCGTTTCCTCTCTGTGAAAGCAGGCATCAGCGAGCATCTGAGCCGCTATGCCATGAATCAGCTCCTGCATACAGACCTGGGCAATGAATCCAAATTCAAATGGTATCTGCTGATTCTGAAAAGCAACCCTTCCGCTGAAATTCTCCGGGAAGGGCTATGGCAGCTGCTGGAAAAGAGAGGTCGTTATATCAATATGATACAGCTGGATGAACTGTTGCGCATGGTATGGCATGACCAGCTGGAAGCGGTGTTCACACAACGGATGCTGCAGCAAACCACCGCCGAGGGTATACTTCCCTTCCTTCAATATCTCTCTGCCAACAATACCTGGGAACCAGTGCCAAAGCTGTTGACAGCCGCAGCTAAATTGCCGGGCATGTTAGCAGATAACACTTTCAAAGACCAGCTCCGTACGGTCTGCCGTAACTGCGGCATAGACATGGAAGCGCTGCAACGCAGCGTAGCCCCGGCCCCTGACCCGGCAGCTGAAGGTCCCGGTTTTGCCGATTAA
- a CDS encoding histidine kinase dimerization/phospho-acceptor domain-containing protein, translating into MLRLRTKLTLGLIFLFAVTLAISMQGIYRIYQLDRDARLILQQNLHSIVYCNNMLQALEKEPVQFDLLQQNLDLQQHNVTEHGEEALTAKVTAQMKQLQADPRNEALIKAVRQTVLQIAVINQEAIVHKNSAASAAASRTILTLSVITLILLSLFLIFIFSFPQIITRPINLLEAGIGEITARNYNARIDLQPGDEFGELAAGINTMAEKLRTYETSNLEKIRSEKTRIEAIINLMKDAIIVFDDKKNVLFMNTVAKRICGPVKTSDHPVLDMIIRHPANQELKISSGGQTATFIKEVISVGNNSDVIGEVIVLRDMSAIQELAAAKTKFIATASHELKTPIASMQMSLNLLADSRTGPLLPAQQELVNSISEDVERILKISTSILDITDEHLQAI; encoded by the coding sequence ATGCTACGGTTAAGAACAAAGCTGACCCTGGGTCTCATATTCCTGTTTGCCGTGACGCTGGCGATCAGTATGCAGGGTATCTATCGGATATACCAGCTGGACCGTGATGCCCGGTTGATTCTGCAACAGAATCTGCATTCCATCGTTTATTGTAACAATATGCTGCAGGCACTTGAAAAAGAGCCCGTACAGTTTGACCTGTTGCAGCAGAACCTGGACCTGCAACAGCACAACGTTACGGAACACGGGGAAGAAGCACTCACCGCTAAGGTGACGGCACAGATGAAACAGCTGCAGGCAGATCCCCGGAATGAAGCCCTGATCAAAGCAGTACGGCAAACGGTCTTGCAGATAGCGGTGATCAACCAGGAAGCCATTGTACATAAGAACAGTGCCGCCTCCGCTGCGGCTTCCAGAACGATTCTGACTTTATCTGTCATTACCCTCATTCTGCTCAGCCTTTTTCTCATCTTTATTTTTAGCTTTCCGCAGATCATCACCCGTCCCATTAATCTGCTGGAAGCCGGTATCGGGGAGATCACAGCCAGAAATTACAATGCCCGCATAGATCTGCAGCCGGGAGATGAATTTGGGGAACTGGCAGCGGGTATCAATACCATGGCAGAGAAACTGCGCACCTATGAAACCAGCAACCTGGAAAAGATCCGTTCCGAAAAAACAAGGATAGAAGCAATCATCAACCTGATGAAAGATGCGATCATCGTATTCGATGACAAAAAAAACGTCCTGTTTATGAACACCGTGGCCAAACGTATATGCGGCCCCGTTAAAACATCGGATCATCCGGTGCTGGATATGATTATCAGACATCCTGCCAATCAGGAGCTGAAAATCAGCAGTGGCGGACAAACGGCGACCTTCATCAAGGAGGTGATCAGTGTAGGCAATAATAGTGATGTGATCGGTGAAGTGATTGTGCTGCGCGATATGAGTGCCATACAGGAACTGGCTGCAGCCAAAACAAAATTTATAGCAACGGCTTCACATGAGCTGAAAACACCCATCGCTTCCATGCAGATGAGTCTGAATCTGCTGGCTGACAGCCGGACAGGCCCATTGCTGCCGGCACAGCAGGAACTGGTGAACAGCATCAGTGAAGACGTGGAAAGGATACTGAAGATCAGCACAAGCATATTGGACATTACAGATGAACATTTACAAGCTATCTGA
- a CDS encoding HEAT repeat domain-containing protein, whose protein sequence is MDQNSQRPEQALPGLIRKVLGSPHSEQVIKAQIIQMASRNLHVPEVTTALLEVLPLTKDKETRTQLLQFLAALNTSRFTDTGALFQALLDVYRQEKDRDTRTALLYRLQESIHQDPRLAAFFVALSGQDSLSEAERIAVQDTLSSLPSISEDTALAALQQNVNAPTVMQLQALDIAEKCPSWSQLLVAGLQPYLDVKNDREVRFRILRRLAGARLLEPAYADVIIPVLRTDPETYAREEALNALSRIKPWKEEVILQLFWSATNDSDESIRSQALRMQSELPERTNEQLIAMAALLASDRSEGVRTTLLQQLKPVMRIPEIRTRVATAFSGHPGVFASHEFDLLTDMLAPYAGRDEQISQLLLQSIQGLPNTSQRQRVLQLLIGKISMEKVLEPVIQLFRQEHNETLREVLFNQIKALSVARHPQLVDVFCAELTEPGSPFRITCAGILANAAEIYTQIPPALEDVLLYDNDRELVRLCLDGYLRPGVDKKFDILINVVKNELADTLSRQKALDATMKLPLDESQQDMLADALSGLKPGTLKTS, encoded by the coding sequence ATGGACCAGAACTCCCAACGCCCTGAGCAGGCTTTGCCCGGGCTTATCCGTAAAGTATTGGGCAGCCCGCATTCCGAACAGGTTATTAAAGCACAGATCATCCAGATGGCTTCCCGCAACCTGCATGTGCCCGAAGTGACCACCGCCCTGCTGGAAGTATTGCCCCTTACCAAAGACAAGGAAACCAGAACACAGCTGCTGCAGTTTCTCGCCGCTTTGAACACCTCGCGTTTTACCGATACCGGCGCTCTTTTTCAGGCGTTGCTCGATGTATACCGCCAGGAGAAAGACCGCGATACCCGCACAGCCCTGTTATACCGCCTTCAGGAAAGCATCCACCAGGACCCGCGCCTGGCAGCCTTCTTTGTGGCGTTATCCGGACAGGACTCCCTGAGTGAAGCAGAACGTATAGCCGTTCAGGATACCCTGTCTTCTCTACCCTCCATCTCAGAAGATACAGCCCTTGCCGCCCTGCAGCAAAACGTGAACGCCCCTACGGTGATGCAGCTGCAGGCCCTCGATATAGCAGAAAAATGCCCCTCCTGGAGTCAGCTGCTGGTGGCCGGTTTGCAGCCTTACCTCGATGTAAAAAATGACCGCGAAGTACGCTTCCGCATCCTGCGCAGGCTGGCAGGAGCCCGCCTCCTGGAACCGGCATATGCAGACGTCATCATACCCGTGCTGCGCACCGATCCGGAAACATATGCCCGGGAAGAAGCCCTCAACGCCCTCTCCCGGATAAAACCCTGGAAGGAGGAAGTCATCCTGCAGCTCTTCTGGTCGGCGACAAATGACAGCGATGAAAGTATCCGCAGCCAGGCGCTGCGTATGCAATCCGAACTACCCGAACGCACCAACGAACAACTGATCGCTATGGCCGCCCTGCTGGCCTCCGACCGTTCGGAAGGCGTACGCACCACCTTATTGCAACAGCTCAAACCGGTGATGCGCATCCCGGAAATCAGGACACGGGTAGCAACAGCCTTCTCCGGCCATCCCGGTGTATTTGCCAGCCACGAATTTGATCTGCTCACAGATATGCTGGCTCCCTATGCCGGCCGCGATGAACAGATCAGTCAGTTGCTCCTTCAGAGTATACAGGGACTTCCCAACACCAGCCAGCGCCAGAGAGTATTACAGCTGCTGATCGGTAAGATCAGCATGGAAAAAGTACTGGAGCCGGTTATACAGCTGTTCCGCCAGGAACACAACGAAACACTGCGGGAAGTGCTGTTCAATCAGATCAAAGCCTTGTCTGTGGCCCGTCATCCGCAGTTGGTGGATGTTTTCTGTGCCGAGCTGACAGAACCCGGTTCTCCTTTCCGCATCACCTGCGCCGGCATTCTGGCCAATGCTGCGGAGATATATACCCAGATACCACCTGCACTGGAAGATGTACTGCTGTACGACAACGACCGCGAACTGGTACGCCTCTGCCTCGACGGCTATCTGCGCCCGGGTGTAGACAAAAAGTTTGATATCCTGATCAACGTTGTCAAAAATGAACTGGCAGATACCCTCTCCAGACAGAAAGCACTGGACGCTACAATGAAACTTCCTTTAGACGAATCACAACAGGATATGCTGGCAGACGCCCTCTCGGGCCTGAAACCAGGTACATTAAAAACCTCCTGA
- a CDS encoding biopolymer transporter ExbD: MPRSKVTRKSTLVDMTAMTDMVFLLLTFFMLATRFKPAEPVAVITPSSINTQILPDSDVILFTMDKKGRIFFDMDGQPKRKQLIEDLDKQFQLGLTEAEKNKFIVGTSIGTELKHLKAYLAMRPEQRKEHPIESGIPTDSASNEVKIWLQYATTAQHKSVRTLKYCVRADNDAPYVQVKKLLASFKEKGIQHINLVTNLKANPLTKS, translated from the coding sequence ATGCCCAGGTCGAAAGTTACCCGTAAAAGCACCCTCGTTGATATGACCGCCATGACCGATATGGTATTCCTGCTGCTTACGTTTTTTATGCTGGCTACCCGGTTCAAGCCGGCCGAACCCGTTGCCGTAATAACACCCTCTTCCATCAATACACAGATACTTCCCGATTCCGATGTGATCCTGTTTACCATGGATAAAAAAGGAAGGATATTTTTTGATATGGATGGACAACCCAAAAGAAAACAACTCATCGAGGACCTTGACAAACAGTTTCAGCTGGGCCTCACAGAAGCGGAAAAAAATAAATTCATTGTCGGCACCAGTATCGGTACAGAATTAAAACACCTGAAAGCATACCTGGCCATGCGTCCGGAACAACGGAAAGAGCATCCGATAGAATCCGGTATTCCAACCGATTCTGCGTCCAATGAGGTGAAGATATGGCTACAATATGCCACCACAGCCCAGCATAAAAGTGTCCGTACACTGAAATACTGTGTTAGGGCCGATAATGATGCGCCTTATGTTCAGGTAAAAAAGCTGCTGGCTTCCTTTAAGGAAAAAGGCATCCAGCATATCAATCTGGTCACCAATCTCAAAGCCAACCCGCTTACGAAGTCATAA
- a CDS encoding helix-turn-helix domain-containing protein, which produces MTTHQDWLYNALRPDAYLILWFNNESSRIMVDFEEVSITRDTILFIRKDRVHILMDEHYEGITISFTENFFCKSAEDAVFLNNHILFRDSQQPRYIKVEEEDRVLRLLATLLMEENATTAPSETVNRNLIQHFMIAAARKLEPAEIPLNADRDRSYVTAFQQLLARDFRSVKMVHTYATALHITEKRLNAATAHITGKSPKQLIDEKIMLEARRMLTHTSQTTSEISFELGFFEVSNFIKYFRKHGGITPAAYRRQGVKVS; this is translated from the coding sequence ATGACAACGCACCAGGATTGGCTGTACAATGCCCTGCGCCCGGATGCCTACCTGATCCTGTGGTTCAACAACGAATCCAGCAGGATCATGGTAGATTTTGAGGAAGTATCCATTACACGGGACACGATATTGTTTATCAGAAAAGACAGGGTACATATACTGATGGATGAGCACTATGAAGGCATCACCATCAGCTTCACCGAAAACTTCTTCTGCAAATCAGCAGAAGATGCTGTTTTTCTCAATAATCACATTCTGTTCAGAGACAGTCAGCAGCCACGCTATATAAAGGTAGAGGAAGAAGACCGGGTACTCCGGTTACTGGCAACATTGCTGATGGAAGAAAATGCCACCACTGCTCCTTCCGAAACAGTGAACAGAAACCTTATTCAGCACTTCATGATTGCAGCAGCGCGTAAACTGGAACCTGCTGAAATACCATTGAACGCAGATAGAGACCGCAGTTATGTGACCGCCTTTCAGCAGTTGCTGGCCCGTGATTTCCGATCTGTGAAAATGGTACACACCTATGCCACAGCCCTGCACATTACAGAAAAGCGGTTAAATGCAGCCACCGCGCATATTACAGGCAAATCACCCAAACAGCTCATTGATGAAAAAATAATGCTGGAAGCCAGAAGAATGCTGACACATACCAGCCAGACCACCAGTGAAATCTCATTTGAACTGGGGTTCTTCGAGGTGTCCAACTTCATCAAGTATTTCCGCAAACATGGAGGGATCACCCCTGCAGCCTATAGGCGGCAAGGCGTAAAAGTATCATAA